GCAGCTCGGGGAATCTGACCGTATTCTGGTGGTCCCTCTGGATCAGCTGTCTGTTCCTGCTGCCCTTCGTGGCGATCGTGGCCTCCGGAATGGGCCCCGCGGGATTCCTGGCCATGCTGGAAGCCGGATGGTTCTACGTGCTCGCCACCGGCGTCATCCATACGTTCTACTTCCTGTTCCTTGCACGGGCGTACGAACACGGAGAGATCTCCCTGGTCTACCCCATCGCCCGGGGATCGGGCATAGGCCTTACGGGTTTCCTCGGATGGCTGCTGCTGGGCGAAGAACTGACGCCAATGGGGGTGGCCGGCATCGGCCTGATCTGCTTCGGGATTCTGCTGATGGGCGTATCGGTCTTCCGGCACACGCGGGCCGTCAACCGCGGATTCGCATCCGCCCTGGTGGTGGGCGCCACGATCGTGAGCTACTCCCTGGTCGACAAGGTGGGCGTGAGTATCGTCCATCCCGTCGTATACATCTTCGGCATGTTTTTTCTGAGCGCCTTGTTCGCCACGCCCTTTGTCGCGGTCCGTCACCTGGGGATCCGGTGGCGCGGATTCGCGGAGACCTGGAAACCCGCGGCGCTGATCGGCGTCGGATCCACGGCCGCCTACCTGATGATCCTCTTCGCCATGACCGTGGGCCAGGTGGGCTATATCGTCGCGTTGCGGGAGTTCGCCGTGGTGCTCGGAGCCGTGCTGGGATTCGTCTTTCTCAAGGAGCGCATCACCCCGCTGAAGGTGGGTTCGGTGCTGATGATCGTCACCGGACTCGTCTTCATCAAATTCGGTTGAAGCAGGACGCGAAATAGCGCGTAACGCGCCTTGCTTTCGTGGGGCGAAATGACTACATTGCCTAGCGATTCCTATAGTGATCCGATCATGACCCGACCCGCCCTCGCGCTTCGCTGCTGCCGCAGGATATACGCCGCTGTCGCGGGATATACGCCGCTGTCGCAAGATAATCAATAAAGGAGACTAGCAAACTTGTCCCGTCTGAACCGACGTTCCTTCATTCGAAACACCGCCATATCCGTTGGCGCGCTGACCGTCGGCGGCACGGCGCTGCAGGGCCTGATCGCCCGGCGCGCCCGGGCCATGGTCGGCGGGTACGCCCACCTGGTTGCGCCCCGCGGGGAAGGGGGATACGGACCCCTTTTTCCCGTGCCCTCGCAAAACACGGGGGAGACCATGCTCGAACTCCCGCAGGGATTCTCCTATACCGTTTTCGGCAAGAAAGGCGGGCTCATGTCGGACGGCCATCCCACACCGCCCGCCCACGACGGCATGGCCGCCTTTCCCATGGACGGGATGGTCCGGCTCCTGCGGAACCACGAGATCAACACGGGCAAACCGGTGGAAGCCATCGGCAACCGGGACGCGGCCTACGATCCAACGGCGCCCGGCGGCGTCACCACGCTCATTGTCGATCCACGGACGCGCGAACTGGTCCGCGATTTCGTCAGCGTGGGCGGGACGCTCCACAACTGTGCCGGCGGCCCGACGCCGTGGGGGTCCTGGATCACCTGCGAAGAGACCACCATGGGTACGGACCGGTTCTTCAGTGCGCGCTGGCTCCAGTACCTGGGCGGGTACGACAAGGAGCACGGGTACTGCTTCGAGGTGCCGGCCGACGCCGAGGAGAGCGTGGCGGCCGAACCCCTGACCGGCATGGGACGGTTCGTCCACGAGGCCATCGCCGTCGATCCGGCCTCCGGTATCGTGTACGAGACCGAAGACAACAATCCGAGCGGATTCTTCCAGTACATCCCCGATCACCCCGGTGAGCTTGCCCGGGGAGGGCGCCTGCGCATGCTTGCCGTCAAGGATCGGCCCGGATATGA
This genomic window from Gemmatimonadota bacterium contains:
- a CDS encoding EamA family transporter produces the protein MLERKVSRAPSACQVTIKPLTGVFAGSTYPSMPTDLFVFVLLSAVLHATWNFVARRSSGNLTVFWWSLWISCLFLLPFVAIVASGMGPAGFLAMLEAGWFYVLATGVIHTFYFLFLARAYEHGEISLVYPIARGSGIGLTGFLGWLLLGEELTPMGVAGIGLICFGILLMGVSVFRHTRAVNRGFASALVVGATIVSYSLVDKVGVSIVHPVVYIFGMFFLSALFATPFVAVRHLGIRWRGFAETWKPAALIGVGSTAAYLMILFAMTVGQVGYIVALREFAVVLGAVLGFVFLKERITPLKVGSVLMIVTGLVFIKFG
- a CDS encoding DUF839 domain-containing protein produces the protein MNRRSFIRNTAISVGALTVGGTALQGLIARRARAMVGGYAHLVAPRGEGGYGPLFPVPSQNTGETMLELPQGFSYTVFGKKGGLMSDGHPTPPAHDGMAAFPMDGMVRLLRNHEINTGKPVEAIGNRDAAYDPTAPGGVTTLIVDPRTRELVRDFVSVGGTLHNCAGGPTPWGSWITCEETTMGTDRFFSARWLQYLGGYDKEHGYCFEVPADAEESVAAEPLTGMGRFVHEAIAVDPASGIVYETEDNNPSGFFQYIPDHPGELARGGRLRMLAVKDRPGYDTRDGQTMGTSLPVTWVEIEDPDPAGAGLDNHLVYQEGADKGGAAFDRLEGCWHGNGRIFFTATTGGDEGLGQVWEYRPESDDEGVLTLLFESPDASLMAAPDNVCVSPRGGLIVCEDNRNGIQHIRGLTSDGRVFDVARDVAGIAYRGEFAGATFSPDGETLFVNMQRPGLTYAIWGPWQKGAV